From a single Methanofollis sp. W23 genomic region:
- the rpsJ gene encoding 30S ribosomal protein S10, with amino-acid sequence MQKARIRLSGTDYDKVEMVCDRIKEIAERTGVNLAGPIPLPTKKLVVPIRKSPDGEGTATWDRWQMRVHKRLIDIDADERALRQLMRIQVPKDIGIEIVLES; translated from the coding sequence ATGCAGAAAGCCAGAATACGCCTTTCAGGGACCGACTACGACAAAGTTGAGATGGTCTGTGACAGGATCAAGGAGATTGCAGAGAGGACAGGCGTGAATCTGGCAGGGCCTATCCCCCTCCCCACCAAGAAACTGGTCGTTCCGATCAGAAAGAGCCCTGACGGAGAGGGTACTGCAACCTGGGATCGCTGGCAGATGCGGGTACACAAGCGACTCATCGACATCGACGCGGATGAGCGTGCTCTCAGGCAGTTAATGCGTATCCAGGTGCCAAAGGACATTGGCATCGAGATCGTGCTGGAGAGTTGA
- the tuf gene encoding translation elongation factor EF-1 subunit alpha has product MATDKPHMNLAVIGHIDHGKSTTVGRLLFETGTVPQHIIEGFRKEAEAKGKGSFEFAWVMDSLKEERDRGITIDIGHKRFDTDKYYFTVVDCPGHRDFIKNMITGASQADAALLVVAAPDGVMEQTKEHVFLSRTLGINQLIIGINKMDVVKYDEKRYNEVKEQLSQLLKMVGFKPEEIPFIPMSSFEGANIKEKSDKTPWYKGVTVLQALDALKQPDKPTTLPLRLPIQDVYTISGVGTVPVGRIETGVMKKGDKVSFMPANVTGEVKSIEMHHEEIPEALPGDNVGFNVRGVGKGDIRRGDVCGPIDAPPTVVEEFTAQIVVLQHPSALTVGYTPVFHCHTAQVACMFTELLSKLDPRTGQVKEQNPTFLKAGDAAIVKIKPTRPMVLENVKEIPQLGRFAVRDMGSTIAAGMCVAVQAKQMR; this is encoded by the coding sequence ATGGCAACTGATAAACCACACATGAACCTTGCTGTTATCGGGCACATCGACCACGGTAAGTCCACTACCGTCGGTCGACTTCTGTTCGAGACAGGAACCGTACCTCAGCACATTATTGAGGGCTTTAGAAAGGAAGCCGAAGCCAAGGGCAAGGGCTCCTTTGAGTTTGCTTGGGTCATGGACAGCCTTAAGGAAGAGCGCGACCGCGGTATCACCATCGATATCGGGCACAAGCGCTTCGACACCGACAAGTACTACTTCACGGTCGTCGACTGCCCTGGTCACCGTGACTTCATCAAGAACATGATCACCGGTGCATCCCAGGCCGACGCCGCACTGCTCGTCGTCGCCGCACCAGACGGTGTCATGGAGCAGACCAAGGAGCACGTCTTCCTTTCCAGGACGCTTGGCATCAACCAGCTCATCATCGGCATCAACAAGATGGATGTCGTCAAGTACGATGAGAAGCGGTACAACGAGGTCAAGGAACAGCTCTCGCAGCTCCTCAAGATGGTCGGGTTCAAGCCTGAAGAGATCCCGTTCATCCCGATGTCCTCATTCGAGGGAGCAAACATCAAGGAGAAGTCCGACAAGACCCCGTGGTACAAGGGTGTAACGGTCCTCCAGGCGCTCGACGCCCTGAAGCAGCCGGATAAGCCGACCACCCTGCCGCTCCGTCTCCCGATCCAGGACGTCTACACCATCTCCGGTGTCGGCACTGTGCCTGTAGGTCGTATCGAGACCGGTGTCATGAAGAAGGGTGACAAGGTCTCCTTCATGCCCGCCAACGTCACCGGTGAGGTCAAGTCCATTGAGATGCACCACGAAGAGATCCCCGAGGCGCTGCCTGGCGACAACGTCGGGTTCAACGTCCGCGGTGTTGGCAAGGGCGACATCCGCCGTGGCGACGTCTGCGGTCCGATCGACGCTCCGCCGACGGTTGTCGAGGAGTTCACCGCGCAGATCGTCGTGCTCCAGCACCCGAGCGCACTCACCGTGGGCTACACCCCGGTCTTCCACTGCCACACCGCGCAGGTCGCCTGCATGTTCACCGAGCTCCTCAGCAAGCTTGACCCGCGCACGGGCCAGGTCAAAGAGCAGAACCCGACCTTCCTGAAGGCCGGCGATGCAGCGATCGTCAAGATCAAACCGACCCGCCCGATGGTCCTTGAGAACGTCAAGGAGATCCCGCAGCTCGGTCGCTTCGCGGTCCGTGATATGGGTTCAACCATTGCAGCTGGCATGTGTGTCGCTGTCCAGGCCAAGCAGATGAGATAA
- a CDS encoding flippase activity-associated protein Agl23, with amino-acid sequence MSGGPALGSATKIHQFLSTERIFFFILILAAVLRFACLDLKLFHHDEAIHAWFSYKLLTEGTYLYDPSFHGPLLYYVTAGMFALFGDSDLVGRAIPALLGVLIVALVWPLHKLGYLDRRQTLVAGFFLAISPNLVYFSRFLRNDIFILFLTFVLLLALLLYFERGQARWAALAGIATGLGLACKENMPIVLGIFALYILYLLWTEKVVLPSHWKRDFLLSILLLGGVVVLFYSSFGVHPERVLTWVPDAVSHWWAMHEQERIGGPFFFYIILFLLYELPIFILAIVGIGQFLHARKKQEEKDSMYSLVRTSLQQAGLSVPTLRTFDKKEEFFRFCIVWMLLSIAAYAYIGEKVPWLIIHQLLPVVFVASYAMTKKKALIALASIIFLAPVLWHVAYVPADVNEPIVQVQNSEDMREVMALIDDSNATAIASDRYWPLPWYYRGDKSEKISYYGRKIDENTFRSGKFDMVITSDEDTYDSLPGFEKQTYNLNYWFSWYDNKDRVLAYYFLRDGKMGNMRLEVFVRNMSTA; translated from the coding sequence GTGAGCGGCGGTCCAGCTCTAGGATCTGCCACAAAAATCCACCAATTTCTCTCTACTGAGAGAATCTTTTTTTTTATCCTGATACTTGCAGCAGTCCTGCGGTTTGCATGTCTTGACCTCAAACTCTTCCATCATGACGAGGCGATCCATGCCTGGTTCTCATATAAACTCCTGACCGAAGGGACCTATCTCTACGACCCGTCGTTCCATGGCCCGCTCCTCTATTATGTGACCGCAGGGATGTTCGCCCTCTTTGGAGACTCAGACCTGGTCGGGAGAGCGATACCTGCCCTCCTCGGCGTCCTGATCGTCGCCCTGGTCTGGCCACTGCACAAACTCGGCTATCTCGACCGGAGGCAGACGCTGGTTGCGGGGTTTTTCCTCGCGATCTCGCCCAATCTAGTCTATTTCTCCAGGTTTCTCAGGAACGATATCTTCATCCTCTTCCTCACCTTCGTACTCCTGCTTGCCCTCCTCCTCTACTTCGAGAGGGGTCAGGCCAGGTGGGCGGCCCTTGCCGGGATCGCAACCGGACTGGGTCTGGCATGCAAGGAGAATATGCCGATCGTCCTCGGGATCTTCGCGCTCTATATCCTCTATCTCCTCTGGACAGAGAAGGTCGTCCTGCCCTCCCACTGGAAGCGCGACTTTCTCCTCAGCATCCTTCTCCTCGGAGGGGTCGTCGTCCTCTTCTACTCCTCGTTCGGGGTCCATCCCGAGCGGGTGCTGACCTGGGTGCCCGACGCTGTCTCTCACTGGTGGGCGATGCACGAGCAGGAACGGATCGGCGGACCGTTCTTCTTCTATATCATTCTCTTCCTGCTGTACGAACTCCCGATCTTCATCCTTGCCATCGTCGGGATCGGCCAGTTCCTCCACGCCCGAAAAAAACAGGAAGAGAAGGACTCGATGTACTCCCTGGTCAGGACCTCTCTCCAGCAGGCCGGACTTTCGGTCCCCACGTTGCGGACCTTCGACAAAAAAGAGGAATTTTTCCGGTTCTGTATCGTCTGGATGCTCCTCTCCATCGCAGCGTACGCCTACATCGGCGAGAAGGTGCCCTGGCTCATCATCCACCAGCTCCTCCCGGTGGTCTTTGTCGCAAGTTATGCAATGACAAAGAAGAAGGCCCTCATCGCCCTGGCATCTATAATATTCCTGGCGCCGGTCCTCTGGCACGTGGCCTATGTCCCGGCCGACGTGAACGAACCGATCGTGCAGGTCCAGAACTCAGAGGATATGCGCGAGGTGATGGCCCTCATCGACGACTCGAATGCCACAGCCATCGCCTCGGACCGCTACTGGCCCCTCCCCTGGTATTATCGGGGCGACAAATCTGAGAAGATCAGTTATTACGGCCGAAAGATCGACGAGAATACCTTCAGGTCAGGGAAGTTCGACATGGTCATCACCTCTGACGAGGACACGTACGACTCCCTGCCAGGTTTCGAGAAACAGACCTACAACCTCAACTACTGGTTCTCCTGGTACGACAACAAAGACCGGGTTCTGGCATATTATTTCCTGAGAGACGGGAAGATGGGGAACATGCGTCTCGAGGTCTTTGTCAGGAACATGAGCACGGCCTGA